One window of the Paenibacillus beijingensis genome contains the following:
- a CDS encoding ABC transporter permease, with the protein MQTAKLIVRFFIIYLKSKMEYRFSFYMDIGINIFTYFINYLGLWVVLLKFQEIKGWEFYDILWLYNLNLFSYGIACLIFWTPMRSLESMISDGSFDLILTKPMNPFLNMILKQSYHGFLGHIFLGIFIFVICSPHIGINWSITKVIYFLLAIFGATCIHSAILVGTGAVSFWTVKSNSVMNAVIYGVRNFIDYPLSIYSKSIKFMLTFIIPYAFVNYYPAAYLLNKNETSSYLYLGAPAIGIVMFIIAYLFWFTGIRSYKGTGS; encoded by the coding sequence ATGCAGACTGCAAAACTTATTGTTCGTTTTTTTATTATTTACTTGAAATCAAAAATGGAATACAGGTTTTCATTTTATATGGATATCGGCATCAATATCTTCACGTACTTTATTAATTATTTGGGACTATGGGTTGTTCTTCTTAAGTTTCAAGAAATTAAGGGTTGGGAATTTTACGACATCTTATGGTTATACAATTTAAATCTATTCTCATATGGGATCGCTTGCTTGATTTTTTGGACTCCGATGCGATCATTGGAAAGTATGATAAGTGATGGATCATTCGATTTGATCTTAACTAAACCTATGAACCCATTTCTTAATATGATTTTAAAACAGTCCTATCATGGATTTTTAGGTCATATATTTCTCGGTATTTTTATTTTTGTTATTTGTTCCCCCCACATTGGAATAAATTGGTCGATAACAAAAGTTATTTATTTCTTACTTGCAATCTTTGGAGCAACGTGCATCCATTCTGCAATTCTTGTTGGGACTGGAGCAGTCAGCTTTTGGACGGTTAAGTCAAACTCTGTTATGAATGCAGTTATTTATGGGGTGCGAAACTTTATCGATTATCCTTTATCCATCTATAGCAAATCTATTAAGTTCATGCTTACTTTTATTATACCGTATGCGTTTGTGAATTATTATCCGGCAGCCTATCTACTGAATAAGAATGAAACCAGTTCCTATTTGTATTTAGGGGCACCGGCTATAGGTATAGTGATGTTTATCATTGCATATTTATTTTGGTTTACAGGTATTCGATCATACAAGGGAACTGGATCCTAG
- a CDS encoding ABC transporter permease → MQLYLEYIRNIIQTNLKYRTNFLLGLIGRIIVLFVQYYIWEALLIKDVATSTGNISFRDMTNYITISTIISVLVSNNLIYDIDSKIKSGQIAIDLIKPISYKTYLFCGVIGDNIYRILFELVPVIIIGLFVFHLQIPDWTHLFIFAFATVNAVIIKYLISFIFGILGFWIVSVWYFSRFLEDLIRIFAGAWIPIWFFPHFLDRISNFFPFKLIFYVPISIYLGKISIKQSIYFLIEQGFWIVGLYAFSIIVWNAGIKKLVIQGG, encoded by the coding sequence ATGCAGCTTTATTTAGAATATATCAGAAATATAATTCAAACAAATTTAAAGTATCGAACAAATTTTTTACTTGGTCTGATTGGCCGTATAATTGTTTTATTCGTTCAATATTACATCTGGGAAGCTTTGCTTATTAAAGATGTTGCAACCAGCACAGGGAATATATCCTTTAGGGATATGACCAATTATATAACAATCAGCACTATAATATCAGTTCTTGTGAGTAACAATCTAATATACGACATTGATTCAAAAATAAAGAGTGGACAAATAGCTATTGACTTGATCAAGCCTATAAGTTACAAAACGTACTTATTTTGTGGTGTAATAGGTGATAATATTTATCGTATTCTTTTTGAATTAGTTCCAGTCATAATAATCGGGCTCTTTGTCTTTCATTTACAAATTCCTGATTGGACTCATTTATTCATTTTTGCTTTTGCAACAGTGAATGCAGTTATAATTAAATACCTTATTTCATTTATTTTTGGAATTCTTGGATTTTGGATTGTTTCAGTTTGGTATTTTAGTAGGTTTTTAGAGGATTTAATACGTATATTTGCCGGAGCCTGGATACCAATATGGTTCTTTCCTCACTTCCTTGACCGCATATCAAATTTTTTCCCTTTTAAGCTTATTTTTTATGTACCAATATCAATCTACTTGGGAAAGATTTCAATTAAGCAGTCTATATATTTTTTAATTGAACAGGGGTTTTGGATTGTGGGATTATATGCATTTTCAATAATCGTTTGGAATGCGGGTATAAAAAAACTCGTCATACAAGGTGGATAA
- a CDS encoding ABC transporter ATP-binding protein gives MSMIVIENLSRDFRLVKRQHGKWGGLKSIFNREYTIKKAVNNISTTINKGEIIGFLGPNGAGKSTTIKMMVGILVPSSGKIVVNGINPFKNRKEHARNIGVVFGQRTQLWWDIPVSETLKLLKYMYKIPDKVYKENLECFFDLLSLGEFIDIPVRQLSLGQRMRADICCSLMHNPEILFLDEPTIGLDVVVKEKIRNFIKQINLVKQTTVILTTHDMQDIDKLCSRVIIIDKGTIMLDSDLKHMKNRFGNQEVVVVETINPVLDYNKLQIPGVLSVDLETNKLAVTYNKSIVNPSIIISRIMEIAHVRDIRIIEVQTEEIIRNIYEEISSQE, from the coding sequence ATGAGTATGATTGTAATTGAAAATTTATCAAGGGACTTTCGATTAGTGAAACGGCAACACGGTAAATGGGGGGGATTAAAAAGCATTTTTAATCGGGAGTATACCATTAAAAAGGCGGTTAACAACATTTCCACTACTATAAATAAGGGGGAAATCATAGGGTTTCTAGGGCCAAATGGTGCGGGGAAATCTACTACTATAAAAATGATGGTAGGGATTCTTGTTCCTAGTAGTGGAAAAATTGTGGTTAATGGGATAAATCCGTTTAAAAACCGAAAAGAGCATGCGCGAAATATCGGAGTTGTTTTTGGTCAAAGAACACAGTTATGGTGGGACATACCTGTATCAGAAACATTAAAGCTTCTAAAATACATGTATAAAATTCCTGATAAGGTTTATAAAGAAAATTTGGAATGCTTTTTTGATCTACTGAGTTTAGGGGAATTTATAGATATTCCTGTGAGACAATTAAGCCTTGGACAAAGAATGAGAGCTGATATCTGTTGCTCATTGATGCATAATCCCGAGATATTATTTCTTGATGAACCAACCATTGGTCTTGATGTTGTTGTCAAAGAGAAGATCAGGAATTTTATAAAACAAATCAATTTAGTCAAACAAACAACAGTTATTTTAACGACGCATGACATGCAAGATATCGATAAATTATGTTCTAGAGTGATTATTATCGATAAAGGAACCATTATGCTTGATAGCGACTTAAAGCACATGAAAAACAGATTTGGAAATCAGGAAGTAGTTGTTGTGGAAACTATTAATCCTGTTCTTGATTACAATAAATTGCAAATACCAGGTGTTCTCTCTGTAGATCTTGAAACAAACAAATTGGCAGTTACTTATAACAAATCTATTGTAAATCCTAGCATAATCATATCTAGGATCATGGAGATTGCTCACGTAAGGGATATAAGAATTATTGAAGTCCAGACTGAGGAAATAATCCGCAATATATATGAAGAAATATCTTCTCAGGAGTAA
- the tmk gene encoding dTMP kinase, protein MSGLLIAVCGLDGAGKTTQISLLNDWFLIKGKKILLTKQPTDYYRNDTRVREYLDHGICPNMKAIALLSAADRTWHMAKEIEPALHNGVHVISDRYIYSSYAFFRTRGLDYDYLDNIYGTLKKPDLTIFLDLEPEITLKRVMERDGNENMKYEEKDTKVFEQVRSSFLEVLPKDTLFINGALEKNTIHEQIVHRVGILLETRLVP, encoded by the coding sequence GTGAGTGGCTTGTTGATTGCTGTATGCGGTTTAGATGGGGCTGGAAAAACGACACAAATTTCATTGCTAAACGATTGGTTTTTGATTAAAGGCAAAAAAATACTTCTAACTAAACAACCGACGGACTACTATCGTAATGATACTAGGGTGCGAGAATACTTGGATCATGGGATATGTCCTAATATGAAGGCGATAGCATTACTTTCAGCAGCCGATCGAACATGGCACATGGCAAAAGAAATTGAACCGGCCTTACATAATGGAGTGCACGTAATATCCGATCGATATATTTATAGTTCCTATGCATTTTTCAGAACAAGAGGCCTGGATTATGACTATTTGGACAACATTTATGGAACATTAAAGAAGCCAGATCTAACGATTTTTCTCGACTTAGAACCCGAAATAACATTGAAAAGGGTAATGGAGCGAGATGGGAATGAAAATATGAAATATGAAGAAAAAGATACGAAAGTATTCGAACAAGTTCGGTCATCATTTCTTGAAGTCCTCCCCAAAGATACGTTATTTATTAATGGAGCGCTTGAAAAAAACACGATTCATGAACAAATCGTACATCGTGTCGGCATCCTCCTGGAGACGAGGTTGGTACCATGA
- a CDS encoding SDR family oxidoreductase: MKTILVTGSSGDIASSLIDGLDGRIYKIIGLDIKPSKSQLHQFYQWYKCDLSSSDSITECLRHGIGARLEEIDTIVHLAGIYPNTPIEDYDCDLWDKVHDVNVKSLYLIVKYIVSRKTTQLKNIVIVSSTAAKTGSKDPAYSSSKAALIGLAKSLSVSLADRNIRVNTVLPGIIDTSMSQVQSKERKQFHKEKTLAKYIGKPHEVADVITFLLDDRSSYIWGASIDVNGGMTL, from the coding sequence TTGAAAACAATATTAGTAACTGGATCTAGTGGTGATATCGCTTCATCACTAATTGATGGTTTAGATGGAAGAATATATAAAATAATTGGTCTGGATATTAAGCCCAGTAAATCGCAATTACATCAATTTTATCAATGGTATAAATGCGATTTATCAAGCAGCGATAGCATTACCGAATGTTTGAGGCATGGTATAGGAGCGCGGTTGGAAGAGATAGATACAATCGTTCATCTAGCGGGGATTTATCCGAATACTCCGATAGAGGATTATGATTGTGATTTATGGGATAAAGTTCATGATGTTAACGTGAAGTCTCTTTATTTAATTGTTAAGTATATTGTTTCACGCAAAACTACACAATTAAAAAATATAGTTATAGTTTCATCAACCGCCGCCAAAACCGGCAGCAAAGACCCGGCTTACTCATCGTCCAAGGCTGCTTTGATTGGCTTGGCTAAAAGCTTAAGTGTTTCTCTTGCAGACCGAAATATTAGGGTGAATACAGTTCTTCCCGGAATAATTGATACTTCAATGTCACAAGTCCAATCCAAGGAAAGGAAACAGTTCCATAAAGAAAAGACGCTTGCCAAATATATTGGAAAGCCTCATGAAGTGGCAGATGTTATCACATTTTTGTTAGATGACAGGTCATCTTATATTTGGGGTGCATCAATAGATGTAAATGGAGGAATGACATTGTGA